The Miscanthus floridulus cultivar M001 chromosome 7, ASM1932011v1, whole genome shotgun sequence genome includes a region encoding these proteins:
- the LOC136467725 gene encoding uncharacterized protein: MVKRLRRKGDASSAPLPKAAAPGLTKPDKFKKKGVKTAGISEASASAQTPAPKPVKTSPAAAAAAETADDRVAQRKTENRKLSRKETMKGREKKGEGASDGVAQSKTEGEAEERTTSRKEMMKGREEERVKREAKRRKTTGKEKEEEESGSGFIFMCSARTKPECYRNGVFGLPRGKMDVVEKIRPGAKLFLYDFDLKLMYGVYKADTRGGLDLVRHAFDGKFPAQVKFSVDMDCLPIPESSFKNAIKENYTSKGRFSQELNSKQVQRLLAMFKPIGLSQPAPQHIEEVRRSRIVEDIRKLSDYEERRRLQHIEERGAPINVHAHPLEDQYKITRSLHPPLLDEPRRGVVLDPYHMQEPQHVPLNYYHQVATRSPYHQPHMDIMHERTAAEATVRDPLLVRDHPALSGELAARSERVDELYRSYKLSTRAMDFNPGASYQTTYEHPTSVYGEGIQRPVLTRVNGPSLPVSTRYSFAGPPGY, translated from the exons ATGGTGAAGAGGCTTAGGCGCAAGGGCGACGCCTCCTCCGCGCCGCTGCCCAAGGCCGCCGCCCCTGGGTTGACCAAGCCCGACAAGTTCAAGAAGAAGGGGGTCAAAACCGCGGGCATCTCTGAGGCGTCTGCTTCGGCGCAGACACCCGCCCCGAAACCAGTCAAGACTAgtccggcggccgccgccgccgcagagaCTGCAGATGACCGGGTCGCGCAGAGAAAAACGGAGAATAGGAAGTTGAGTAGGAAGGAGACGATGAAGGGGAGAGAGAAGAAGGGAGAGGGGGCCAGTGACGGGGTCGCCCAGAGCAAGACGGAGGGGGAGGCAGAAGAGAGGACGACGAGTAGGAAGGAGATGATGAAGGGGAGGGAAGAGGAGCGTGTGAAGAGGGAAGCGAAGAGAAGGAAGACGACGGGGAAggaaaaggaggaggaagaaagtGGTTCGGGATTCATATTCATGTGCAGTGCGAGGACGAAGCCAGAGTGCTACCGGAACGGCGTGTTTGGCCTGCCCAGGGGGAAGATGGATGTGGTGGAGAAGATCCGGCCAGGGGCGAAGCTGTTCCTGTATGATTTTGACCTCAAGCTAATGTATGGGGTGTACAAGGCAGATACAAGGGGAGGATTGGATCTTGTGCGACATGCCTTTGATGGGAAATTCCCTGCACAG GTTAAATTTAGCGTTGACATGGATTGTCTTCCTATTCCTGAGAGTAGTTTCAAGAATGCCATTAAGGAGAACTACACCTCAAAAGGCAGGTTCAGCCAAGAGCTcaactctaaacaa GTTCAAAGACTATTGGCAATGTTCAAGCCTATTGGCCTTTCTCAGCCAGCTCCACAACATATCGAGGAAGTGCGACGATCACGTATCGTTGAAGATATTCGAAAACTGAGTGATTATGAAGAAAGAAGACGATTgcaacatattgaagaaaggggTGCACCTATTAATGTCCATGCACATCCTCTTGAAGATCAGTACAAGATAACACGATCATTACATCCTCCACTTCTTGACGAGCCTCGACGTGGTGTGGTGCTAGATCCTTATCACATGCAAGAGCCTCAACATGTTCCTCTTAATTACTATCACCAAGTGGCTACTAGGTCTCCATACCATCAGCCTCATATGGATATTATGCATGAAAG AACTGCAGCTGAGGCAACTGTTAGGGATCCACTTCTGGTAAGAGATCACCCAGCACTGTCAGGAGAGCTTGCTGCACGGTCTGAACGCGTGGATGAGCTGTACCGTTCCTACAAACTCTCTACACGCGCAATGGACTTCAATCCGGGAGCATCCTACCAGACAACTTATGAGCACCCGACTAGTGTTTATGGTGAAGGCATTCAGCGGCCAGTTTTGACAAGGGTCAATGGCCCAAGTTTGCCTGTGTCCACCCGATATTCCTTTGCTGGCCCACCCGGATATTGA